The following nucleotide sequence is from Desulfosporosinus sp. Sb-LF.
TTCAGGGCCAAGAATACTTGGGGCGCAGGCCCCTGGGAACGTAGGTCATCGCCAGGTAAACCAGCAAAAGGACTATCTCTAACGAGGTAGTCTTTTTGTGTTAGAACGAACAATTTTTAAGCATTTAAACGTCTATGGGGTCGGGGTTCCACCCCTTCGGGTCCACACTGCCGGAGAGTGCGTCATAAGTCGCCGTGTGGCGAAAGGCTCGTCCGCCTTTCGTCACACGGCTGGAGTTTTCGTTATGGGTTGCCGTGTGGCGAAAGGCTCATTCGCCTTTCGTTTCAGGGCCAAGAATACTTGGGGCGCAGGCCCCTGGGAACCGACCCATTAAAATGCTTTGAAGTTCGGCTTACCATCTTGGTCAGATATAATAATTTTGCCATCAAGGATCATACCCTTAGGAATCTAATTTGTTATAACTTGGAGAAAGCGTTCTGTAACTTCATTTTCATGCCTAAATAATGAACTCGTCGCCCTATACCGAATCACAAGGCCACTTGGTTGGGCCCTCTCTGATATGTAAATCATTCCTCATGTTCTATAGTTTCCTGATATAATATCTTAGAACTTATATAAAAAGGGATCTCGTTTGTAACGGGAATTTGAAATGCTACTTATAACTATGATCTCTACAAACGATATACCATTTGGATACATAAAAACCTTTGGGGATAGAGTCATCGTTACAGAGGATGGAAATGTTAGGAGCGGACAATAAAAATGATCGAGTGTAGTATTAACAATTTAACGAAATATTTTGGTGCCAATAAACTATTTCATAACATATCCTTTGATTTAAAAACTGGAGAGAGAATAGGTTTGATTGGACAAAATGGATGTGGAAAAACAACTATTTTAAAAATAATTATGGGTTTAGAGGATTACCAAGAAGGTGAAATAGCCATTCGTAAAGATGCAAGAGTTGGCTATCTCAATCAAATGCCTGTTTTTGAGGCTAATGCAACCACTCTGGAGGTTATTGAACTTGCTTTTGAACCTGTTTTCAAGCTCAAGCAAGAGATAAAGGCCCTAGAAGATAGGCTCATACATCTTCAAGGAGAAGTTTTAGAAAGGGCTATTCAAAGCTATGGGCTTTTTACAGAACAATTTGAAACCCTTGGTGGGTATGACATTGAAACGAAAATCAGCAAAATAACAGAAGGTCTTCAAATTACGGACCTTTTAAAAGGAATGCGTTTTGAGCAACTGAGTGGTGGAGAAAAAACAAGAGTTATTCTAGCTAAAATTCTTCTAGAACAACCGGATATTTTATTATTAGATGAACCCTCTAATCATTTGGATCTAGAAGCTATTGAATGGTTAGAAGATTTTTTGAAGGAATACAAAGGTTCTGTTCTTGTTGTATCTCACGACAGATATTTTTTAGACAGCGTTGTCAATAAAATTGTGGAGCTGGAATTTAACCGCGCCGTGCCCTACCCCGGCAATTATAGCTATTATGTCGTAGAAAAGGAACGTCGCTTTTTAGTAGATTATAAGATGTATCAAAATCAACAGAAAAAGATCGATAATATGGAACGACAAATTGAACGCTATCGTATTTGGGGTGTCATGAGAGATAGTGATAAAATGTTTAAGCGGGCTAAAGAGCTAGAAAAACGATTAGAAAAAATCGAAACCTTGGATCGACCTATTTTGGAAAAGCGAAAGGTTCGAATGGATGCTCAAGCAATCAGTAGAACAGGAAAAATGGTTCTTGAAACAGAGGGTCTTGCTAAGCATTTCGGTGATAAACTATTGTTGCAAGACGTTAAATTTGATATTTTTTATCGGGATAGTGCGTGTATAGTAGGTAGTAATGGCAGTGGTAAAACAACATTGCTAAAAATGATCCTTAGGGAATTAGAACCGGATTCTGGTTCGATTAAAATAGGCTCACGTGTGAAAATTGGTTATCTACCTCAGACAGTGAGCTATGAAGATGAAGAACAGACGGTTTTAGAGTATTTTACAAAGTTATATGATTTGACGTTAGGAGAAGCAAGATCTCAATTAGCAAAAGCCTTGTTCATGAAAGAAGATGTTAATAAGAAAATCAAGTCTTTGTCAGGTGGAGAAAAAAGCAGGTTGAAGCTTTGCTCATTGACGTTTGATAAAGTAAATTTTATGATCTTGGATGAGCCAACCAATCATTTAGACATTGATTCAAGGGAAGTATTAGAAGAAACCTTGATTCAATTTGATGGGACACTGCTCTTCGTTTCTCATGATCGCTATTTTATTAATAAAGTTGCGGATAAGATGATAGCGATTGAGAATAAAGCTATCAACGTTTATCTGGGTGATTACAGCTATTATCTAGAAGAAAATAAAAAGGGAATAGTAAGAATGAGTGTAGTAACACCCAGTATTGCGCCAAAAGAGATTAAAAAAAAGGTTACCTACCAGAAACCAAAGAGGAGTAATCTTGCAAAAAAACTAGAACTTCTTGAAGAAAAAATTGAACAGTATGAACGTAAAATTAAACTGATTGATGGAGAAATGGTTGACTATAGCTTGGATGCCAATCGCTTAAATGAACTATTTCAAGAAAAGGAAGTTCTAGATAAAGAACTTGAAAAATGCTTAGAGCAATGGGAAGCATTACAAGAATAGTGAATGGAGGGCAATGGCACACGTCCTAAGCGAGAATGAAAAGAATTTTTGGGTATAATGAAGGTGCTTGTTCATGCAATCGAAGTAAGCTTGGTAAACAAGCATAAGGGGTACAATCATGAAAAGGTTTATTGTTGCCATTATTGCCTTTATCGTAGGGTTAATCCCAGGTTTCTTTATCGTATTTAATTCTGTTTTCTCAGATCGTAGTGGTTCTCTTAACGAACGACTTTTTACGTTCCTGCTCGTGATCATGGTCTATTTTATATTAGGTTTTATCTTTGGGTTCATCGAAAAAAGTAGACCATGGCTGCATTGAGTTAGTCTCAGTGCACCTGCAGTTATTATCTTAGTACTATATTCCTTTAAGGAGCCAACACTTATAGGGCTAAATATCTTATACGCTTGTCTAACTGTAGGATCTTCTTAGTTGGGGTCCTTCGTGAGGGAACGTTTAAGAAGATGATAGGACTAGCAAATTCAGACGCCCTATGGTTGAATTTTTTCAGCTTCATAAATGATAACTGTGAGTAAAGGATTTGAAAAATATGAAGGAAGTAACAGCAGCAATCATCTTAAAGGATAATAAAATACTCATTGCCCAACGGGCACCTGGTGAAAATTTAGCAGGTAAGTGGGAGTTTCCCGGTGGAAAAATTGAACCAAAAGAGACGCTACAAGAATGCTTGAAGCGTGAAATCAGGGAAGAACTTGATGTTGACATAGAAGTCTTAGATTTTTTTGGTGAAAGCATTTATCCATATCATAGCGGAACCATTAAACTGATGGCTTTTTGGTGCCAGTGGATTTCAGGTGATTTCACAATGAAGGTGCACAGCCAAATAGTGTGGGCTAGTCACCATGAGTTGGACTCGTATGACTTTGCCCCTGCAGATATTCCACTCGTAGAAAAGTTGAAGGCAGTTGTTGGTAGGAAACTGGGAGCTTATAGCGAATACTAAAGAACGGGATAACTAAACCTTGTGTAAAACTATGTAAGATTGGAGAAAAGAAATGAAAATATTGGTTATTGGTTTAGGGGCATTAGGAAGCGTGTATTCTTGCCTTCTAAGTTTAGCTGGTCACGAGGTGACGGGGCTAAGTAGACCGGCAAGCCTTGATAAGATCAAGTCGAATGGGGTAAAAGTTACCGGAATATGGGGAGAGCACACGACCATGCTCTTTAACGTCGTCTCCGATGTCTCAAAACTTACACGTCAGAAATTTGATATGGTAATTGTCACTGTAAAATCATTCCTCACGGAAGAGATTGCTCAACAAATTGCACCACTAGTAGGAGATAACACCTATGTCTTTCTGCTACAAAACGGGTATGGGAATTTTGAGGCCGCTGCCAAATCGATTCCTGGGGACAAGATTGTTTTAGGTCGAGTCATTTTCGGA
It contains:
- the abc-f gene encoding ribosomal protection-like ABC-F family protein, which translates into the protein MIECSINNLTKYFGANKLFHNISFDLKTGERIGLIGQNGCGKTTILKIIMGLEDYQEGEIAIRKDARVGYLNQMPVFEANATTLEVIELAFEPVFKLKQEIKALEDRLIHLQGEVLERAIQSYGLFTEQFETLGGYDIETKISKITEGLQITDLLKGMRFEQLSGGEKTRVILAKILLEQPDILLLDEPSNHLDLEAIEWLEDFLKEYKGSVLVVSHDRYFLDSVVNKIVELEFNRAVPYPGNYSYYVVEKERRFLVDYKMYQNQQKKIDNMERQIERYRIWGVMRDSDKMFKRAKELEKRLEKIETLDRPILEKRKVRMDAQAISRTGKMVLETEGLAKHFGDKLLLQDVKFDIFYRDSACIVGSNGSGKTTLLKMILRELEPDSGSIKIGSRVKIGYLPQTVSYEDEEQTVLEYFTKLYDLTLGEARSQLAKALFMKEDVNKKIKSLSGGEKSRLKLCSLTFDKVNFMILDEPTNHLDIDSREVLEETLIQFDGTLLFVSHDRYFINKVADKMIAIENKAINVYLGDYSYYLEENKKGIVRMSVVTPSIAPKEIKKKVTYQKPKRSNLAKKLELLEEKIEQYERKIKLIDGEMVDYSLDANRLNELFQEKEVLDKELEKCLEQWEALQE
- a CDS encoding (deoxy)nucleoside triphosphate pyrophosphohydrolase, giving the protein MKEVTAAIILKDNKILIAQRAPGENLAGKWEFPGGKIEPKETLQECLKREIREELDVDIEVLDFFGESIYPYHSGTIKLMAFWCQWISGDFTMKVHSQIVWASHHELDSYDFAPADIPLVEKLKAVVGRKLGAYSEY